GATAGCGTATCAGTCGAATGAGTCCGGGACCAACCAAGTGTATGTTCGTCCGTTTCCCGGGCCTGGAGGTAAGTACCAGGTATCAACGACACCGGGAAGTCGTCCCCGGTGGAGGAAAGATGGGAAGGAGTTGTATTACCTGGGTGCTGATGGCAGATTAATGGCGGCGGAAGTGGCATCAATCGGGGAAACGTTTGTCGTCGGTGCGGTCCGGCCGCTCTTTGCGACTCGAGCGGTAACCGGACTGACAACTTCCTACGACGTGACGGCAGACGGCAAACGCTTTCTCGTGAACACCGTTCTGGGTGAGACATTGTCATTCCCCATCACGCTCGTTGTGAACTGGGATGCGGAGTTGAAGAAGAAGTGAATGGAGTGATGAGTGCAAAGTATCAAGTAGTGAATAACGTAAAGAGTGAAAAATAAGACGTTCGAAGACTTGTTGGCATCGGATCATTGTCCGTAGGACCCCTTGGGGGTCAATGGATCGATGAACCAATCACTATTCACCATTTAGCCAGTTAACCAATTCACATGATTGGTCAGACAATATTTCACTATAGGATTCTTGAAAAGCTCGGCGAGGGCGGCATGTCCCGAATTTTCCTGCGAACGCTTTTTGTGAGCAGTAGAAACTTTGAGGATCCTCGCCTGCCATTGTTGGTTCAGAAAGGCGGGCAGGCGCCTTCTTTTTGGCGGAGGCGTAGCATATGATTGGACAGACTATCTCTCACTATAAGATTCTAGAGAAGCTGGGTGAAGGGGGCATGGGCGTCGTCTATAAGGCCCGGGATACCAAGCTCAATCGCGATGTCGCCCTGAAATTCCTGCCATCGCATGTCACAGCAAAGGATGTCGATCGTTCGCGCTTTCTCCTCGAAGCCCGGTCGGCAGCTCTCTTGAATCACCCCAACATTTGCATCATCTACGGCATTCACGACGAAGGCGAGAGACCCTTCATCGAAATGGAATTCGTTGATGGGAAAACGTTGAGGGAGCTCGACCTCGCAGCCACAAAAGTCGAGATGTCACTTGGCTATGCTGTACAGATCGGAGAAGCTCTCCAGGAAGCGCACAGCAAGGGAATTGTCCACCGAGACATCAAGGCCGACAATATTATGGTCAACTCGAAGAGCCAGGTGAAGGTGATGGACTTCGGATTGGCCAAAATCAAGGGCTCGCTCAAGCTGACAAGGACTTCCTCGACACTCGGTACTCTCGGCTACATGGCACCGGAGCAGATCCAGGGTGGCGAAGTCGACGCACGATCGGACATCTTCGCCTTCGGCGCGGTGTTGTTTGAGATGCTGACAGGCCGTTTGCCGTTCCGCGGCGAACACGAAGCGGCAATGATGTATTCAATTCTCAACGAGCAGCCTGAACCATTGACAAAGCATCGTTCAGACACGCCGGAAGATCTTCAGCGGATCATTCTCAGAGCACTCGAGAAAGACCCTGAAGACCGCTATCAATCGGCCGCAGACATGGTGAGCGAAATCAGGCGGCTGCAGAAGAAGACCTCGCGCGTCATGCGCACGCAGGAAATCCCCGTGCAAAAGCCCGAGACAGGAACCCTGGTCACCCCTCTACCATCCGGCGCGCATGAGAGGCCGTCGGTCTCAAAGCGAAATCTCCGAATTGCGATCGGCGCGACCGGCCTCGTCGCTGTCGCGATTGTCGTCATGCTTCTCACCTCGAAGCACACAGTGAATCTCAACGCGGACATGTCATTCCAGGTCCTCCAAATACCATTTACGCAAACGGGACCTCCGGCCATTTCACGGGACGGCAATTGGATCGCGTATCCCGCCATCGATGCAAAGGGAAAATGGGATGTGTACTTCATGAATTCCACCGGCGGCGATGCGAAGAGGATCACATCGGACTCTTCACTCTCCATTCAGTCTGTTGACATTTCTCCCGACGGCAGCCGGGTGGTGTACGACCGGACAGACGCATCCGGATTCAAAACCGAAATCGCAATTGTCTCCACCCTCGGAGGAACAAGCAAGCGGCTCGCTGATCCCGGGGCCGCTCCCCGCTGGCGCCCCGATGGCCAACGCATCGGATATGTTCGAAACAAGGATGTGGGAGGCACTTCGGTATTTCCGGAATTGTGGACAATGAAACCGGACGGCAGCGATAACCATCGTGAATTCCTCGATTCGCTGGCAGCACCTCATGGCTACCCGGTCTTCTCATGGTCACCTGATGGCGGCTCCGTTGTATTTGTCCGGTTCTATCCGGGTCGATTTCAGGAGCTTGTCACGTACGATTTCGAAAGCCGTTCGATGCGTACACTCACATCAGGTAAGAAAAACATCGGCGATGCAGAGTGGACGACACGAGGAACGATCGTCTATTCATCCAACAACAGTGGAAACACGAACTTGTGGATGATTCCGGCTTCTGGGGGAACACCGGTACAGGTCACCAAGGGGAGCGGGCCCGATTTCAACGCACGTTCCTCCGCTGATGGAGCGCGCTTGATTTACCTTCAGCAACAATCGGTTAGCCATTTCTGGATGGCGAATACCGGCGGCGCCCGTCAACTCACATTCGATGACATCAACATTCTCAACATCGCACTTTCGCCGGACGGCAAGCAGATTGCCTTTGTCAGTTCTCTCCAGGATCCCCTGAAGCCCGGGCAGATCCTCAATGTGATGGACCGCGAAGGATCCAACAGAGTCCAACTCACGACAAGTGACGGCGCGGCTCATGGTCCGGTCTGGAGCCCAAACAGCAAGTTTCTCCTCTATGGGCAGCATGCCGCTCTTGAAGTCCATGATTCCGTCAAGGTGTACCTCATCGATCCCTCAAATCCGGGAAGTACCCGCACACTCGGCAAGGGAGAGCCCGTCTGGTGGACTGACAATCAGTCGTTTTCTTATTACCGTTCGTTTCAAACCTGGACCATGACTATTGACGGCTCTGGACAACCAGAGCTGCTTGCCGATTCCGCTTTCGCTTTGAAGATGCAGAATGGGAAATACATTTTGAGTTTCGATCAACACTCGGGAAGAGAAGGACTCTGGATTGCCCCCGTTCCCGGATTGAAAGACGCGCAACTCCCCACCCCGAAGAAACTTCTTAAAGCAGGTGTCTCCGTTACCATAGAACCGTCGGGTCGATACATCTATTATGTGAAGGGGGTCGGCGAGATGAGACGGATGTCGCTTCCTGACGGACGAGACGAACGAATCACAGGATCCTTTCAGGGTTTGACACCGCAATCATCCATTGATGTCAGCAGGGATGGAAAAGAAATCATCTATCTCGATACACGGATCAACGCGAAACTTGTGATGATAGAGAATCTATTTAAGTAGAAACGGGCAACCGAGCGGTCGGATCCTCGAACCAATTAACTCGTTTACCAACTAACCAGGTCATACCTCGTGATCGGTCAAACAATATCGCATTATCAGATTCTTGAAAAGCTGGGAGAGGGAGGAATGGGCGTCGTTTATAAGGCCCAGGATACCAAGCTTCAGCGCTTCGTTGCACTCAAATTTCTTTCGACGCATCTTTCCGCATCGGAAGAGAGCAAGACGCGGTTTATGCAGGAGGCACGGGCGGCAGCAGCACTCAATCACCCCAATATTCTCGGCATATACGAGATCAGCAGGCAAGATGGAAACGAGTTCTTCGTCATGGAGTATGTCGAAGGGACGACCCTGAAATCTCACATCGAGAATCAGAAGTCTTCCTCGGGGACCACTCCCCACCAGGCTCTTGCATGGACGGAACAAATCGCCCGAGGCCTGAAAGCCGCCCATGGCAAAAACATCGTGCATCGTGATATCAAACCCGAAAACATCATGATCGCCAGCGATGGCCTTCTGAAGATCATGGATTTCGGCATTGCCAAGCTGAAGAGCAGCTCCGGGCTGACGAGGACCGGGACATCACTCGGAACGCTTTCCTACATGTCGCCTGAACAGGCACAGGGGGTCGCCACCGACGCACGCTGTGATATCTGGTCGCTCGGCGTTGTCTTCTATGAACTCCTGACAGGCGAAAGGCCCTTCAGGGCTGAGCATGATGCGGGACTCCTGTATCTGATTGTTAACGAGGATCCGCCAGCGCCAAGCGCTCTCGACAAAAAGATTCCGCGGCAACTGGACGCTGTCGTGATGAAAATGCTGCAGAAGGATCGTGCCAAACGCTTCGAGACGATGGAAGCCCTTCTGCTCGAGCTGACAGATGTTCAGCAGGCAATCGCAATGGCCGCTGGTGCCTCAAAGACAAAGGCGATCGCCGTCCTGCCGTTCGGCAATATTTCTCCCGACAAAGAGAGCGACTATTTCAGCGATGGACTGACGGAGGAGCTCATTGCAAGCCTTGCGCGGCTGAAAGATGTTCGGCTGGTTCCCCGGGCGACATCGATGCAGTACAAGGGAACAACCAAGGATATCAAAACCATCGCACGGGAACTTGCTACACGGTACATCTTATCCGGCAGCGTCAGAAAATTTCAGGACAACCTCCGCATCACTGTTGAGCTGATCGACGTGGATACAGACGCTCAACTCTGGGCAGAAACCTACAAAGGAAAGCTCGAAGACGTATTCGACATCCAGGAGCAGGTCTCGAAGCAGATTGTCGACGCACTGATGGTCAAGTTGTCCCCGACCGAAAAGGTAGTTCTGACCAAGCGATCGACGCTCAACGCGGAAGCATTCGACTGCAATCTCCGGGCGAGAGATTTTCTTTATCGGCGCACAAAGAACAGCATTCAATTCGCAATTCAGCTGTTCCAGAAAGCAATCGAGCTTGATCAGCGATATTCGGGAGCATACGCCGGACTCGGGGAGGCCTATGCCACTTTGTATCAGCAATTCGAAAGAAAAGAGTTGTGGCTCGACCGGGCAGTCGAGTCGGGCTTGAAGGCGCTGATGTACGATTCGTCTTCGTCAGACGCCTACGCCGCTTTGGGCCTCGCCTATTTTCATAAGAAATCGGTCGAAGACGCGTTGGCTGCCAGCCAGAGAGCGATCGAGCTGGACCCAAACAATTTTGTCGGGTATTGGATCCTTGGAAGAATCTATCACACGACTGATAGGGATCATGAAGCCGTTGAGCTCTTCAAGAAGGTCATTACACTCAACCCCGATTTCTACACTGCATACGGCGATCTCAAGGTCGCTTACGGGAGAATCGGAGACAAGGAACGAGGACATGAGACGATGCTGCAGGCAATCCAGGTGTTCAGACGCTTCCTGCCACAGCATCCCGATGACGCGCGTGCCCACATGTACTTTGCGAATGCCCTTGTGCAAGAAGGAGAACGTGATGAGGCCAAAGCCGAAGCTGCAAAAGCACTCGAGCTAAGCCCCGGTGACCCGAACATGCTCTATAACGCGGCCTGCTTCTATGCCCTTCTAAACGAATTAAAACTCGCCATCGAGACACTTAAGAACGCAATTACTGCCGGATATCAGCACTACGAATGGATCCAACGCGATAGTGACCTGAACAGCATCCGGCAGGAACCTGAGTATGTCGAATTGATGAAAGGTAAGTGAACGTCAGCATGATTGGACAAACGATTTCTCATTACCAGGTTCTTGAGAAGCTGGGCGAAGTGCCAAACTTCCCGACGAGTGTCCTTCAACGAGTCGCCGGAAGTTTGAGCATCCCGCCGTCTTCTGGCGGGAGCTGCAACTTGAGGTGCATATGATCGGGACAACGATTAACCACTACAACATTCTTGAGAAGCTTGGCGAAGGTGGTATGGGTATTGTCTATAAAGCCCATGACACAACCCTCAACCGCGCCGTTGCGCTCAAGTTCCTCCCTCCTCACGTTTCGGGATCTGAACAGGACAAGGCCCGGTTCCTGCAGGAGGCACAGTCCGCCGCTGCGCTGAGCCATCCGAACATCTGCACCATTCATGGCATCGAAGAAAGTGAGTCAGCCGCAGGCAGACAGCAATTCATTGTGATGGAATATGTCGAAGGCCAGACACTGCAGGAGAAAAAATCTCTCCTCTCGGTAAAACAGGCCATCGACATCGGCATTCAGATCGCCGAGGGGCTGGCAGCAGCTCACGAGAAAGGTGTCATCCACAGGGATATCAAACCCGATAACATCATGATCCGCAAGGACGGAATCGTGCAGATCATGGATTTTGGTCTTGCAAAACTCCGCGGTGCGTCGCGGCTAACCAAGGAAGGCTCAACGGTCGGCACAGCCGGCTACATGTCTCCAGAACAGGTGCAGGGGCTGGATGCCGATCACCGGTCGGACATTTTCTCGATGGGGGTCGTACTGTTCGAACTCTTCACGAAACAGCTCCCCTTCAAGGGAATTCATGAGACAGCCATCTCCTATGAGATCGTCAACGTTGATTCGCCGCCGATGTCGTCGCTCAATCCGGAAATCTCCCCCGAACTCGACTCGATAATTCTCGAATGTCTCGAAAAAGACCCCAGAGAGCGAACGCAGGCAGCGAGTCAGGTGGCTCTTGATCTGAAACGATATCGGCGCGATTCCAGCCGGCAACGCATGAGCAGAATCACGGCCGCCAGGCCGGCAGTCGTGTCACGAATCGAAGCCGCTGCGCAACTGGATCAATCGTCCAGCCCCGAAGTGAAGACGGCCCGTTCGAAAATCACTCGCTGGATACCGATCGTCGTCACAGCATTCGTCGCAATGTTTCTTGGGCTCGGCGGCGCGTATCTGTTGTTCTTCCCGCCCAGCGCGCCAGAGCCGATCTGGGCCTCGATCGAGATGCCTCGCGGGACGGTGTATGTCAATGGTGTCGGGGGGCATTCGAGTATTTCGCCCGACGGAACCATGATCGTCTTCAGCGGAATCGATTCACTTTTTCAACGCACACTTTGGATTCGTCCGCTTCGCTCGAACATTTCCCGTTCTTTGCTCGGCACGAAAGACGCGGAATATCCTTTCTGGTCGTTCGACAGCCGGTCCGTCGGTTTTTTTGCCGAGGGAAAACTCCGGACCGTCAGCGCGAACGGCGGACCGGTGCTCACGCTCGCCGATGCGCCTCTGGGCCGCGGCGGTTCCTGGGGCAAAAACGGACTCATCGTCTTCGCCCCCAATGTCGCAGATCCCAATCTCTTTGGTGTCCCTGCTGTCGGAGGAGCTGTTCGTCCCGTGACTGCATTTGATACCGGAAAGATCGCCGCTCCGCGCTACCCCTGGTACCTTCCCGACGGACATCATTTCCTCTTCACGTCCGTCGAACTCGGCGGCAGAGGAGCGAACACCATCACCTATGTCGGCTCCGACGACGGTGGACAACCGAAAGAGGTCGCCCGGGGATTCTCCAATTGTGTCTTCGCCGCAGGACACCTGCTCTACCTCCGCCAGGGCATTCTGATGGCACAACCTTTCAACGCGAGCTCCTTCACGCTGACAGGAGATGCCGTATCGCTCCAGGAGGGTGTCAACGCATGGCGCCCGCGTGCAAAGGGAGACTTTTCGGCATCCGAGAACGGCATCCTTCTTTCCTCCATCGGGGGCAGCACCACCATAGAAGAGATCATCTGGATCGATACTGAGGGCCGCCAATTGGCGATTGTGCAGGCGACGCCATGGACCGCGGCTCGGTTGTCCCCGGACGAAAAACACATCGCGTATGACGAGATTCAGAATCAGGATCAACGAACTGATATCTGGGTATTCGATATCACCCGAAATGTGAAAACGCGGCTCACGTTCGGAGCGTTTTCCGGATCGCGCCCGCTCTGGTCCCGCGACGGCTCTAAGATTATCTTCTCGGCTGAGATCGGCGTCAACAAGGCGAATCTCTTCGAGAAACGGGCGGACGGTTCCGGGCAGGAAGTTCTTCTCGCTCAAGGCGCAAACGCAAATTCCGTCCTCGCCCCTGTGGACATCTCTCCAGACAGCCGCAGCCTGCTCGTGACGGAGATCCTGGGGAATCAGGGAGAACTCGGCATCGTGGACCTGAGCGATTCCCAACGGCCGGCCAAGGTAACAAGACTCAACATCAGCGGGGAAGACGCCAGATTTTCACCCGATGGGAAATGGATCGTCTATCAATCCGATGAATCCGGGAAGCGTGAGATTTATGTCCGTTCGTTTCGGGGAGAAGGCGGCCAATGGCAAATTTCGTCAGGGACCGGAGAAGAGCCAATCTGGCTTGATAAGGAAATCGTGTTCTACTCGTCCTCCATCGACGCGCACATGAAGGCGGACGTTACTTTTTCCTCGGGAAAACCGTCATTTGGACAGGCCAAACCGCTGTTTCCTCCGGCAATGTCTCGCATGCGCCAGGTATTCGGAAAGTCAAAGAGCGGCGCACGCTATGTTGCTATCCGCCCGCTGGCAAGCCGGAGCACCAGCTCGCTGTCGGTGGTTGTCAACTGGCCCCAGTTGTTGAAGAAGTGAGGTGTGAGACGGAAGACTTGAAAAGAAGAGAACACAGAAGGTGATCGGCTGATCGGGCCACCTAACCAATCACCAATTTCCGCCGAAGGCGCCAGCCCGCCTCGATGCGGTAGTGAGGCTGGCGGGGATGCGCCTCTGGCGCAAACCAATCAAGAAAAGCTATGATCGGCCAGACAATCTCTCATTACAGCATTCTCGAAAAACTCGGTGAAGTCCCAAATTTTCCCGCGAGCGTTCTACCGCGAGCGGTTGAAAATTTGAGGATTCCGCCGTCGTGCGGCGGGAGCTGCAACTTGAGGTGCATATGATTGGGACAATAATTAGCCACTACGAGATTCTTGAGAAGTTGGGTGAAGGTGGCATGGGCGTGGTTTACAAAGCCCACGACGCCCGGCTGGCCCGCGATGTCGCGATCAAGTTTCTCTCATCAGAACTTTCCGGGTCCGCATCAGACCAGGAACGGTTCATCCAGGAGGCACGGGCCGCTTCGTCCCTGAACCATCCCTCTATTTGTACCATCTACGACATCGGAACACACGAAGGCCGACTGTATTTTGTGATGGAACTTGTCGATGGGACCACGCTCCTGGAAAACGCCGGAACCGCGAACGAGCAGTTGTGCCTGCGTATCATCCGGCAGGTTGCTGAGGGCCTCGGGGTGGCGCATGCAAAACAGATCATCCACCGGGACCTCAAGAGCAGCAACATCATGGTGATGGCGGACGGACGGGTGAAGATCATGGACTTCGGCCTTGCCAAGGTGGCCGGGCGCTCGGACCTGACCGCCGTCGGTTCGACCGTGGGAACGATGGCGTATCTGCCGCCGGAACAGGCCCGCGGCGAGGAAGTGGATCAGCGGGCGGATATCTACTCGCTCGGTGTTGTACTCTTCGAATTGCTTACGGGTGATCGCCCCTTCAAGGGACCGTATGACCACGCGATGCTGTATCAGATTCTGAACGAGGAAGCTCCTGCTCCTTCCTCGCGAACGCAGAGTATCTCTGCTTCAGCTGATGCCATCGTTCGACGGTGCCTCGCAAAGAATCCAAATGATCGCTACCAGTCGACACATGAATTGTGCAATGACATCGACGCTGTCCTCGCGGGTGGATCCACCAGTGTCTCGGGGCACATCAGTCCGAAACCAGCGGGGCGATCCCTGGCATCCCGGCGATGGTTGATACCGGTTCTCACAATTCTGCTGGTTGGAGCACTCGCTGTGACCCTTGCCTCTACCGACCTCCGGAACCGATTCGCCCGGATCATAGGAATCAACTCGGTTCCGGACCAGCAGCACCTGGCCGTTCTTCCATTTTCGAACATCGGGAACGATGTCGACCGCCAGGCACTCTGCGACGGGCTCACGGAAACGATGACCAGCCAGCTCACTCAGTTGGAACAATTTCACGGGTCGCTCTGGGTGGTTCCCGCGAGCGAGGTCAGGCGTTCGCGCATCAGGAGCGCCGAAGAAGCTCGAAAGTCGTTCGGTGTCAACCTCGTTGTTGACGGTTCGCTGCAGGCGATCGGGGAAGTCTATCGACTTACGCTCAACCTGATCGATGCTGGCTCAGTCCGGCAAATCAGCGGTGCCTCCATCGACCTCTCGCGCGACCAGCTTGCGTCGCTTCAGAACGAATCAGTCATGAAGGTGTTGGAGATGCTCCACGTGGAGTTTCACCCCGAGATGAAGCATGTGCTCCAGTCCGGTGGAACCTCCGTTCCTGCCGCGTTTGAGTTCTACCTGAGGGGTCGCGGCCAGTTGTTGCGGTACGAGAACGAAGAGAATATCGACAACGCCGTTCTTTCTTTCCGTCAGGCCATCAGGGAGGATTCCGCATATGCGTTGGCTCATGCTGCTCTTGGCGAAGCATTCTGGCGGAAATACGAGTTGGGAAAAGACACGCGATTGGTGCACGACGCGATCGCAGAGTGCAACCGGGCACAGTCCATCGACGCGAACCTCGCTCCAGTGAATATCACACTCGGGATGGTGTATGCGGGGACGGGCAAACCGGAGCAAGCGATACCGTTGTTTGAAGCAGCATTACAGAAGGATCCATCAAGCGCTGAAGCGTACCGGGGCCTTTCAAAGGCATACGAATCTCGTGGAGATATTCCAACGGCAGAGAAGACATACCGACGGGCGATTGAACTGCGACCGGACTATTGGGGGGGGCACAACGACCTGGGGGTCTTCTATTCTAAAAACAGCCGTTATGATGAGGCGATCGCCGCTTTCAAGAAAGTGATCAGCCTTACTCCGGACAACTACCGTGGTTACAGTAATGTTGGCGGTATGTACTATTTCCTCAAACGGTGGTCCGATGCCAGAGAGATGTTTGAGCTTTCGTACAACATCCGCCCCTCCTACCAGACTGCGTCAAACCTCGGAACCCTCAACTACGTTGAGGGTCGATTCCCGGAGGCTGCCACATGGTATGAGAGAGCACGCGCGTCTAATGCAAACGACCACTTTGTTACCGGGAACCTCGCGTCGGCCTACTACTGGAGCCCGGACGGAAGGGGGAAATCAACTGAGTTGTTCCGACAAGCTATCGGGCTTGCGCGACAGCAACTCTCTGTGAACCAGGACGACCCGGATATTATGGCTTCGCTGGGAGGATACTACGCGATGATCGGAGCCCGGGACAGTGCCCGTCTCTGCACGGAACGGTCCCTTCGGCTCAACAAGAACGATGCATCGATCCTCTTCCACGCGGGTACCACATACGAAGCAATCGGTGACCGGGAACGCGCACTGCAGTGGATTGGCAAAGCGCTCGACGCCGGATATTCTGTGAGTGAGATTTCGAGCCAGCCTGAGCTGAGGGAGCTCTATGCCGATCCGAGATATGCTGTCTTGATGAAGCGAACACGATCGCAAAAATGATCCAACTAATCCATTTCTCTCTCACCAATGAGTAAGGAATACCTCATGAAGTCATTCATACGCGCCATTACGTTGCCGCTGTTGTTTCTGTTCATCAGTGGCTTCGGACCGGGGCAAACCCCGCAGGACGTGCCGAAGAACGTCAATGTCTCGATTGCGAAGGTCGAGAATGTATGGAAAGTGGTCCTGACCGGCACAACAATCACGGAGGTCCATGTTGTAGAGGGGCAAAAGGTCATCTTCCACGCGGAAGGGACCGACGTGTACCTCCAGTTCGATGATGCAAACCTGTTCGGCGGGCACGCCAAGAAGATCAAGAGCGGTAAAACCCTGACTCTTGGCGTCGGACAAGTAGAAAAGGGAGTGTATACGTACTCAGCGTTCTGCGATGGACCGAAGGAATTTGCAGTGGGGGATTCGCCCCCAAAGATCATCGTGGACTGATGTTCGCTTGATATGAACAGATGTATGCTCTGTCCGGTGGCCAAGGTCTATAGATAGACGAGGCCACCGGGATGGAGATGCAGTCATCGGGTCTTTGAGCAACTAGATCACGTGTCATTGAGCCACTCACCAATTAACTATTCCCATAGGGTATGATCGGACAAACGATTTCGCACTATACGATCCTTGAAAAGCTTGGCGAAGGGGGCATGGGCGTTGTCTACAAAGCCCAGGACACGAAACTCGACCGGTTCGTCGCGCTGAAGTTCCTTCCCTCTCACGTTTCCACCAACGCAGAGACGAAAGCCCGCTTTCTTCAGGAAGCTAAGGCGGCCGCCGCTCTTAACCAAAATAATATCTGTACAATCTATGGTGTCGATGAATCAAACGGTACGATGTTTATCGCCATGGAGTTCATCGAGGGGGGCACGCTCCGGGAGAAGATCCCGTTCACCAAGCTCGACGACGCCCTCACTGTGGCTGCCCAGATCGGTGACGCGTTGCAGGAGGCGCATTCGAAGGGGATCGTTCACCGCGACATCAAGGCCGACAACATTATGCTGACCTCCAAAGGTCAGGCCAAAGTGATGGATTTTGGATTGGCGAAGCTGAAGGGATCGCTGAAACTTACCAGGACATCCAGCACGGTCGGCACACTTGGTTACATGGCCCCGGAGCAGATTCAGGGGGGTGAAGTTGATCACAGGAGTGATATCTTTTCTTTCGGCGTTCTCTTCTTTGAAATGCTGACGGGCAAGCTTCCATTCCGGGGTGAACACGAAGCGGCAATGGTCTATTCGATTGTGAATGAAGAACCCATGCAACTCGATCAGCTCCGCCCGGAGGCATCCTCCCTTCTCTCCAATTTGATACTTCGATGCCTTGAAAAAGATCCGGCTGATCGGTTTCAACACATGGATGATATCGTCAGCGAACTGCGGCGTGCGCAGAAGAAGACAAGCAAGGTGGTGCGCAGCTCGGCATACACACCCGTTCAGCACGCGGCTGAGGAGACAATGTCAGGCGATATTCCACAACCGGCTGTTGCACAGGCTCTCCCAGTCAGGAAGAATCCGTTGATGCGGTACGGCATCGCCGGAGGTGTGATCGTCATCCTCGCCGCCGCAGCGTGGCTCCTCCTTCCCCATTCACGGCCCAAAGTAAACCCCGATATGACGACACGGGTCCTCCAGGTTCCGTTCACGCAGTATTCCTATCCCGGCATTTCGCCTGACGGCAACTGGGTCGCATTCCCCGCCGCGGACGTGAACGGTAAGTGGGACATCTATTATATGCATGTAAACGGAGGAGAACCCAGGAAGATCACTTCTGACGCGACTACGTTCATTCAGCAAGCGGCCGATATTTCTTTCGACGGAAGTCAAATCGTCTACACGCGGCCAAGTGACGACACCAAAACAAATGATGTTTTTGCTATCTCGGCCCTTGGCGGCACAAGCCGTAAGCTCGCGACGGGGGGCGACACTCCCCTCTGGAGACCCGATGGAAAACGCGTAGGATTCATCCGAACCCCCAATAGTGACACCAGATCGGAATCCGGGATGGTGGAATTCTGGTCGGTGAACGCTGACGGGTCGGATGCGCGCAGAGAATATAGAGATTCACTGTTCGTGGTTAAGGGGGGAGATTATCGGTACAGCTTCTGCTGGTCTCCAAACGGAAATTCGATCGCGTGGATCCGGTCTCATTCCGGCTCTTCGCAGGTCATTATCATTCATGATCTCCAGACCGGCGGCGAACGTCAACTGACCGCCGGAAAGGAGAACATCGACTCGATCGTGTGGACCGTCGATGACCAGATTATTTTCTCTTCGAACAGAGCGGGAAACACAAATCTGTGGACCGTCCCGGCCTCAGGTGGAGAAGCACTTCAGGTGACAAAAGGCGGGGGTCCCGATATCGGCATGAGCGTTTCCCGTTCCGGGAAAACACTCATGTACCTTCAGCAACAACCTGTCGGATATTTGTGGACAGCCAATCTGGATGGGTCATCGCTCCGACAAATCACCTTTGATGACAGGGAAATCTGGGAACCAACCGTCTCGCCTGACAAGAAGCAAATAGCATTTGTCATGAGAGACCCCGATCCGCTGAAAAATAACACGGACCTTTACGTTGTGGATCACGATGGCAGCAACCGGCGCCGCCTGACGACAGGAAACACTGTCTC
The genomic region above belongs to Ignavibacteriales bacterium and contains:
- a CDS encoding protein kinase, with translation MIGQTISHYKILEKLGEGGMGVVYKARDTKLNRDVALKFLPSHVTAKDVDRSRFLLEARSAALLNHPNICIIYGIHDEGERPFIEMEFVDGKTLRELDLAATKVEMSLGYAVQIGEALQEAHSKGIVHRDIKADNIMVNSKSQVKVMDFGLAKIKGSLKLTRTSSTLGTLGYMAPEQIQGGEVDARSDIFAFGAVLFEMLTGRLPFRGEHEAAMMYSILNEQPEPLTKHRSDTPEDLQRIILRALEKDPEDRYQSAADMVSEIRRLQKKTSRVMRTQEIPVQKPETGTLVTPLPSGAHERPSVSKRNLRIAIGATGLVAVAIVVMLLTSKHTVNLNADMSFQVLQIPFTQTGPPAISRDGNWIAYPAIDAKGKWDVYFMNSTGGDAKRITSDSSLSIQSVDISPDGSRVVYDRTDASGFKTEIAIVSTLGGTSKRLADPGAAPRWRPDGQRIGYVRNKDVGGTSVFPELWTMKPDGSDNHREFLDSLAAPHGYPVFSWSPDGGSVVFVRFYPGRFQELVTYDFESRSMRTLTSGKKNIGDAEWTTRGTIVYSSNNSGNTNLWMIPASGGTPVQVTKGSGPDFNARSSADGARLIYLQQQSVSHFWMANTGGARQLTFDDINILNIALSPDGKQIAFVSSLQDPLKPGQILNVMDREGSNRVQLTTSDGAAHGPVWSPNSKFLLYGQHAALEVHDSVKVYLIDPSNPGSTRTLGKGEPVWWTDNQSFSYYRSFQTWTMTIDGSGQPELLADSAFALKMQNGKYILSFDQHSGREGLWIAPVPGLKDAQLPTPKKLLKAGVSVTIEPSGRYIYYVKGVGEMRRMSLPDGRDERITGSFQGLTPQSSIDVSRDGKEIIYLDTRINAKLVMIENLFK
- a CDS encoding protein kinase, which gives rise to MIGQTISHYQILEKLGEGGMGVVYKAQDTKLQRFVALKFLSTHLSASEESKTRFMQEARAAAALNHPNILGIYEISRQDGNEFFVMEYVEGTTLKSHIENQKSSSGTTPHQALAWTEQIARGLKAAHGKNIVHRDIKPENIMIASDGLLKIMDFGIAKLKSSSGLTRTGTSLGTLSYMSPEQAQGVATDARCDIWSLGVVFYELLTGERPFRAEHDAGLLYLIVNEDPPAPSALDKKIPRQLDAVVMKMLQKDRAKRFETMEALLLELTDVQQAIAMAAGASKTKAIAVLPFGNISPDKESDYFSDGLTEELIASLARLKDVRLVPRATSMQYKGTTKDIKTIARELATRYILSGSVRKFQDNLRITVELIDVDTDAQLWAETYKGKLEDVFDIQEQVSKQIVDALMVKLSPTEKVVLTKRSTLNAEAFDCNLRARDFLYRRTKNSIQFAIQLFQKAIELDQRYSGAYAGLGEAYATLYQQFERKELWLDRAVESGLKALMYDSSSSDAYAALGLAYFHKKSVEDALAASQRAIELDPNNFVGYWILGRIYHTTDRDHEAVELFKKVITLNPDFYTAYGDLKVAYGRIGDKERGHETMLQAIQVFRRFLPQHPDDARAHMYFANALVQEGERDEAKAEAAKALELSPGDPNMLYNAACFYALLNELKLAIETLKNAITAGYQHYEWIQRDSDLNSIRQEPEYVELMKGK